One window from the genome of Hydractinia symbiolongicarpus strain clone_291-10 chromosome 1, HSymV2.1, whole genome shotgun sequence encodes:
- the LOC130638725 gene encoding uncharacterized protein LOC130638725, with product MCYETFKSSITELRNDQQIQYPFLLITGKPGTGKSEVLKHMIEHAVKEDCETLVVCPTGYLTCSYQAIFGPSIKCDTVHSSFYIPVNKEYNATMNWNLCYYHVIIIDEVIFLKHCHYYVNITKCTSLSQSIYILGKSNPSCVRKPYRSKHLVFAETPSRRFLR from the exons ATGTGCTATGAAACGTTTAAAAGTAGTATCACTGAATTACGTAACGATCAACAGATCCAGTATCCATTCCTGTTAATAACAGGAAAACCTGGCACAG GAAAATCGGAAGTATTAAAACACATGATTGAACATGCTGTGAAAGAAGACTGCGAAACTTTAGTTGTTTGTCCCACTGGATACCTGACGTGCTCGTATCAAGCTATATTTGGTCCTAGCATAAAATGCGATACAGTTCATTCGTCCTTTTACATCCCTGTGAATAAGGAATATAACGCAACTATGAACTGGAATTTATGCTATTATCATGTAATTATAATTGAtgaggtaatttttttaaaacattgtcaTTACTATGTTAACATTACAAAATGCACATCTTTATCTCAGtctatttatattttaggtAAGTCAAATCCCTCTTGCGTTCGTAAACCATATCGTTCAAAGCATCTTGTCTTTGCCGAGACCCCCAGTCGTCGTTTTTTGCGGTGA